One Leucobacter muris DNA segment encodes these proteins:
- a CDS encoding potassium channel family protein, which produces MVDIRSDAPVIVIGLGRFGAATAGQLDRQDREVLVVDTDPQLVQKWADRVTHAVQADARSMDALRQIGADEFQIAVVATGASIESSVLIAANLVDLGIPQIWAKAISLSHGKILERIGVNHVIYPEREAGERVAHLLSGSMLDFIQFDNNYVIAKMYPPRSIRGRSLSESGVRTRYRVTVVGVKTPGQPFTHATQDTVVSPHDLIIVSGTAADVERFAAIG; this is translated from the coding sequence TTGGTTGACATTCGCAGTGACGCCCCGGTGATCGTGATCGGCCTCGGCCGGTTCGGCGCCGCGACCGCAGGACAGCTCGACCGCCAGGACCGCGAGGTGCTGGTGGTCGACACCGACCCTCAGCTCGTGCAGAAGTGGGCGGATCGTGTGACCCACGCCGTGCAGGCCGACGCCCGCTCGATGGACGCGCTGCGCCAGATCGGCGCCGACGAGTTCCAGATCGCGGTCGTCGCGACGGGCGCCTCGATCGAGTCGAGCGTGCTCATCGCCGCGAACCTCGTCGACCTCGGCATCCCCCAGATCTGGGCGAAGGCGATCTCGCTCTCGCACGGCAAGATCCTCGAGCGCATCGGGGTGAACCACGTCATCTACCCCGAGCGCGAGGCCGGCGAGCGGGTCGCGCACCTGCTGAGCGGCAGCATGCTCGACTTCATCCAGTTCGACAACAACTACGTCATCGCGAAGATGTACCCGCCGCGCTCGATCCGGGGCCGCTCGCTCTCGGAGAGCGGCGTGCGCACGCGCTACCGCGTGACGGTGGTCGGCGTGAAGACCCCGGGGCAGCCGTTCACGCACGCTACGCAGGACACGGTGGTCTCGCCGCACGACCTCATCATCGTGAGCGGCACCGCGGCCGACGTGGAGCGCTTCGCCGCGATCGGCTGA